Part of the Salinigranum rubrum genome is shown below.
CGCCGAACTCCTCGAGCGGATGTTCCGCGAGCGTCACACCGGCTACCCAGTGATGCGAAACGGGCACCTCGTCGGGATGGTGACGCTCGACGACGCCCGCGAGGTGCGCGAGGTCGAACGCGACGCCTACCGCGTCGACGACGTGATGGCGGACGAACTCGCGACCATCGCGCCCGACGCCGACGCGATGGAGGCCATCACGATGATGCAGCAACACGGCGTCGGTCGTCTCCCCGTCGTCCAAGACGGCGAGTTCGTCGGCCTCGTCTCCCGGTCGGACCTCGTCACCGCGTTCAACATCATTCAGTCCCGCGGGTCGCTCGATTCTCTCGGGCGAGAGCCGTCGCTCGACGTCCGCCCCGGTCCCTAACACGGTCCTGCGTCCTCCCCCGTTGTTCCGCTTCGTTCGAGCGAGGCTCTTCGACCCGCTCTCTCGACGACCGGTGCCGCAGACGTCACCGGGGCGGGTAGGCGTCGTGCCAGGGGCGGACGCGCTCGAACGCGCCGCTCGCCGCGAACACCGTCTCGTCGTCGAACCGGTCGCCGACGAGCTGCATCCCCACCGGGAGACCGTCAGTGAAGCCCGCCGGGATGGACGCCGCCGGATGGCCCGTGAAGTTGATGGGGTAGGTGAGACACCAGCCGATGAGCGGGTCGACCGGTTCGCCGTTTATCTCCGAGGGGCCGACGGTCTGTCCCGTCCCTCCGTCGTCGTTCTCCACCGGTGGGACGGCGAGCGTCGGCGTCACGAGGAGGTCGTACCCCTCGACGGTGAAGACGTCCTGGACCGCGTCGTACACCTCGGTCCGGAGGTGCTCGTCGCGCTTGTAGTCGATGACGGACTGGTCGCGCGTCTCCTCCAGCAGGTCGGCGAACTCGGGCGTGAGGTCGTCCCGATGGTCGCCGAGGAGGTCCAGCCCCTCGTCTTTGAACCCCTCGACGGCCGAGTGGTACAGCATCCCGATTTCGCGTATCCACAGGTCGGCCAGCTCTAACTGGTCGTGGGTCAGTCCGAGCGACACCTCGTCGACGGTCGCCCCGGCCGTCTCGAACGCGGTCACCGCGTCGTCGACGACCGCTCGAACCCGGTCGTCGACGGGGAAGATGTCGAAGTCGGGGCTGTACGCGACTTCCAGCCCCTCGATTCCCCGACGGACGGCCCCCTGGAAGTCGTGTGGCTCCTCGGGCACGCTCAGCGGGTCGCGCGGGTCGGGGCCGGTCATCACGTCGAGCATCAGCGCGGCGTCCTCGACGGTCCGGGTCAGCGGGCCGGCGTGGATGGTCGGGGTGTGCGAGAGGAACGCGTCCGGGCGGATGGCCTGGGCGACCCGACCGTAGGTCGCTTTGAAGCCGTACACGCCCGACCACGCCGCGGGGATGCGCACCGACCCGCCGCCGTCGGAGCCCTGCGCGATGGGGACGAGGCCGTCCGCGACGGCGGCCGCGCTTCCACCCGAGGACCCGCCCGCGTTCCGGTCGAGGTCGAACGGCGTGCTCGTCGGGCCGAAGAGCCGGTTGTCCGTCGTTCCCTTGTGTCCCATCTCCGGCGTGTTCGTCTTCCCCAGGACGATGGCCCCTGCCTCCTCCAGCCGTCGGACGTACGTCGCCGACTCCTCGGGAACGAACTCCGCGAACGGGACCGATCCCATCGTGTTCCGCACCCCGGCCTTGAAGTCGAAGAGGTCCTTGACGGCGATGGGAACGCCGTGGAGCGGGCCGAGTTCCTCGCCGCGACGCACCGCGGCCTCCGCCTCCTCCGCACGCTCGCGCGCGTCGTCGCCCAGCACGGTCACGAACGCGTTGATGTCCTCGTTCCGCGCGTCGATGCGTTCGAGACACGCGTCGACGACGTCGACCGGTGAGAGGTCGCCCCGTCTGATCCGCGATGCGAGTACCGCTGCCGACGTGTACGCGAACGTGTCTGCCATTGCCTCTCACACTTCGACGTGTAGTGACAAAAATACAACTGCTCCTCGCAGGGGAGACACCGCGGTTCACGCTCGCATCTCCACCGGAGGGGCCGACCAGCAACCCTTAACATCCGTTCGGGTGACTGTCCATCCAACACCGATGTCCCTGGATATCTCCGACGCCCTCTCGGACGGACTCGACCGCACGTTCCAGCGAAACGGTCTCCTCCTCGCCGTCGTCTTCGTCGTCTTCGGCATCGCCGACGCCGTGGCCGGCCAGACGCTCGCGGCGGCCACCGCCCGTTTCGTCGAACAGACCGTCAGCCAGTTCCCCTCCGACGCCTCGCCCGCTCCGACCACGACCCTTCCGAGCGCCGAAGCGACGCCGCTGTCGCTCCCGCTTCCGCTCCCGGTCGCGCTCGGCCTCGTGGCCGTCCTCGCGTTCGTCGCCGAGGCGGTTCGCATCGTCGCCGTCCGGACGCTCGTCAGCGACGAGACCGAGACGATTCCCGACGAGTTCGTCTCGCGGAACCTCCTCTCGGCGACGCTCAACGGCTTCGTCGGGGGCCTCGTCGTCCTCATCCTCGTCGGCGTCGGCCTCCTCTTCCTCGTCGTGCCCGGGGTGTTTCTCGCCCTCTCCTTCTTCTTCGTCCGCCAGGAAATCGCCGTCGAGGACAAGAACTTCATCGACGCGCTCTCGGCGAGCTGGGAGCTCACCTCGGGCCACCGCCTCCAACTGTTCGGCCTCGCGCTGGTCGTCTTCGTCATCGGCCTCGTGGTGACCGGCGTCGGGAGCCTCGTCGGCTTCGTCGGCATCCCGCTTCTCACCACTGTCGTCACCGTCCTCCTCGGGTCGGTGACGACCGTCTTCGGCGTCGCCGTCACCTCCCGAGCGTACGTCCAGCTCACGGAGGAGGCGAACGTCGAAGCCGACACCGACGCCGCCGACAGCCTCGGTGCGGACGAAGAGAGCGAGTGGAAGTACGACCCTTAGCGCGTCCGTCGGCGGACAACTCACACTGCCCCGAACTTTGCTTTTATCACCGTGGCGCTCGAACAAAATACCGTATGACGGACGTACTCGTCGTCGGCGGCGGTCCCGCCGGCCTCACCGCCGCACTGTTCACCGCGAAGAACGGCCTCGACACCGTGGTGTTCGACACGGACGGCACGTGGATGCACAAGGCACACCTGTTCAACTACCCGGGCATCGGCTCCGTCGACGGCTCGAACTACATGTCGATCCTCCGCGACCAGGTCGACGACTTCGGCGTCGAGCGCAACCAGGCGGAAGTGACATCCGTGAACGCGACCGACGGTGGCTTCACCGTCACCACCGACGACGGCGAGCACAGCGCCGACTACGTCGTCCTCGCCACGGGCGCGAACCGTGACCTCGCGGAGGACCTCGGGTGTGCGTTCACGGACGACGTCGTCGACGTCGGCGTGACGATGGAGACGAGCGTCGAGAATGCCTACGCCACCGGTGCGATGGTCCGCGTCGAAGAGTGGCAGGCGGTCATCTCCGCGGGCGACGGCGCCGCGGCCGCACTCAACATCCTCTCGAAGGAGAAGGGCGAGAACTTCCACGACTTCGACGTGCCGGCGACGGCCGACGAGGTCATGGGCTCGCTCGTCGACGAGGCGTGAAGCCAACCCCCTGAGTATCCAACCCGTTTTGTCGAATCGGGCGAAAAGGCGGTGACGACCGACGAGTCGGTCGACCGGCGCCGCTTCGTCGGTGTCGTCCCGTCGGTCTGCACCGTCCGGTCTCTAGACCGGTCAGCCGACCATACTACCGACCGAGCCGTCGATTCTCCGGTTCAGTCACTGTCTCTCCGGTTCAGTCACTGTCTCTCCGGTTCAGTCACTGTCTCTCCGGTTCAGTCACTGTCTCTCCGGTTCAGTCACTGTCTCTCCGGTCCAGGCGCCGTCTCTCGACGGGATTCCGATTGGGCTCTCGTCTCGATGCCCGGTCCCTCTTCGGTCGAACCACTCCGCCGATTCGCAATCGAGATGTAGAAGTAATTGTATTCGTGGCGTCGATCCGTCGCCGGGATACCCGACCGGCCGACCCCCCGCACTCGTGCTCACCCACACAACACTTTTGACAGCGGTTCACGAAACGGGTAAGCGAGCCGTTACCATGCCCGAGGCTGTCTTCGACAGGAGTGAGTACGAGCGGCGTATCGCCCGGACGAAAGAGCAGTTGCGCGAGCGCGGGCTGGACGCGGTGTTCGTCACCGACCCGGCGAACATGAACTACCTGACGGGGTACGACGGGTGGTCGTTCTACGTCCACCAGGGGGTCGTCGTCACGCCCGACCGCGACGAACCGGTCTGGATCGGCCGTCAGATGGACGCCAACGGCGCGCGGGCCACGACGACCCTGGCCGAAGAGAGCATCCGCCCGTACAGCGACGACCACGTCCACTCGCCGTACGACCTCCACCCGATGGACTTCGTCGCCGAGGTGCTGGAGGACCTCGGCCTCGACGAGGGCCGCATCGGCCTCGAGATGGACGCGTACTACTTCACGGCGAAGTCGTACACTCGGTTACAACAGAACCTCCCCGAAGCCACGTTCGATGACACGACGCTCCTCGTGAACTGGCTCCGGGTGAAGAAGTCCGACCGGGAAATCGAGTACATGCGGCAGGCCGCGCGCATCTCCGAGAACGCGATGCAGGCCGGCCTCGACACCATCGCCGAGGGCGTCCCGGAGTACGAGGCCGCCGAGGCCATCTACTCGGCGCTCATCGAGGGCACGGGGGAGTACGGCGGCGACTACCCCGCCATCGTCCCGCTGATGCCCTCGGGCGACCACACCGGGACGCCACACCTGACGTGGACCGACCGGCCCTTCGAAGACGGCGACCCGGTCATCATCGAACTCTCGGGCTGTCGGCACCGCTACCACTCCCCGCTCGCGCGGACCACGTTCGTGGGCGACCCGCCCGAAGAGGTTCAGGAGACGGCCGACATCGTCGTCGCCGGGATGGAGGCGGCCCTCGACGCCGTCGAACCGGGCGTCACCTGCGAGGCCGTCGAGAAGGCCTGGCGCGACGAAATCGCGAAGCACGACGTCGAGAAGGAGGATAGAATCGGCTACTCGATGGGGCTCGGCTACCCCCCGGACTGGGGTGAACACACCGCGAGCCTCCGCCCCGGCGACGAGACCGTGTTGGAGGAGAACATGACGTTCCACACGATTCCGGGGCTGTGGTTCGACGACTTCGGCGTCGAACTCTCGGAGACGTTCCGCGTCACGTCCACCGGAGCGGAACCGCTCGCTGACTTCCCACGACGGCTGTTCACTGCCTGACCATGCCCCCGTCGAGCACTCCCCGACCACGGCCGAGGGGAACGACGACGAACCGAGTTCCGCGCTGGCGACCGCCCGGCGACAACTCGAACGGGCGACCACGCACACCGACGTCGACGAGGGCGTCGTCGAGCGGCTGAAGCACCCGACGAAACTCACCCGGGTGTCCGTCCCGCTCCGTCGTGACGACGGCTCGCTGGAGGTGTTCACGGGCTACCGCGCCCAGCACGACGACGTCCGCGGTCCGTACAAGGGCGGCCTGCGTTACCACCCGGAGGTCGACGCCGAGGAGTGTATCGGTCTCTCGATGTGGATGACCTGGAAGTGCGCCGTGATGGACCTGCCGTTCGGCGGTGGGAAGGGCGGTGTCGCCGTCGACCCGCGGACGCTCTCGTCTGGGGAGCGCGAACGACTCACCCGGCGGTTCGCCGAGGAGATCCGCGACGTGATCGGGCCGAAGACGGACGTCCCCGCCCCGGACATGGGGACCGACGCCCAGACGATGGCGTGGTTCATGGACGCGTACTCGATGCAGTCCGGCGAGACCACGCCCGGCGTCGTCACCGGAAAACCGCCCGTCATCGGCGGCTCTCACG
Proteins encoded:
- a CDS encoding NAD(P)/FAD-dependent oxidoreductase, whose protein sequence is MTDVLVVGGGPAGLTAALFTAKNGLDTVVFDTDGTWMHKAHLFNYPGIGSVDGSNYMSILRDQVDDFGVERNQAEVTSVNATDGGFTVTTDDGEHSADYVVLATGANRDLAEDLGCAFTDDVVDVGVTMETSVENAYATGAMVRVEEWQAVISAGDGAAAALNILSKEKGENFHDFDVPATADEVMGSLVDEA
- a CDS encoding M24 family metallopeptidase gives rise to the protein MPEAVFDRSEYERRIARTKEQLRERGLDAVFVTDPANMNYLTGYDGWSFYVHQGVVVTPDRDEPVWIGRQMDANGARATTTLAEESIRPYSDDHVHSPYDLHPMDFVAEVLEDLGLDEGRIGLEMDAYYFTAKSYTRLQQNLPEATFDDTTLLVNWLRVKKSDREIEYMRQAARISENAMQAGLDTIAEGVPEYEAAEAIYSALIEGTGEYGGDYPAIVPLMPSGDHTGTPHLTWTDRPFEDGDPVIIELSGCRHRYHSPLARTTFVGDPPEEVQETADIVVAGMEAALDAVEPGVTCEAVEKAWRDEIAKHDVEKEDRIGYSMGLGYPPDWGEHTASLRPGDETVLEENMTFHTIPGLWFDDFGVELSETFRVTSTGAEPLADFPRRLFTA
- a CDS encoding amidase, whose amino-acid sequence is MADTFAYTSAAVLASRIRRGDLSPVDVVDACLERIDARNEDINAFVTVLGDDARERAEEAEAAVRRGEELGPLHGVPIAVKDLFDFKAGVRNTMGSVPFAEFVPEESATYVRRLEEAGAIVLGKTNTPEMGHKGTTDNRLFGPTSTPFDLDRNAGGSSGGSAAAVADGLVPIAQGSDGGGSVRIPAAWSGVYGFKATYGRVAQAIRPDAFLSHTPTIHAGPLTRTVEDAALMLDVMTGPDPRDPLSVPEEPHDFQGAVRRGIEGLEVAYSPDFDIFPVDDRVRAVVDDAVTAFETAGATVDEVSLGLTHDQLELADLWIREIGMLYHSAVEGFKDEGLDLLGDHRDDLTPEFADLLEETRDQSVIDYKRDEHLRTEVYDAVQDVFTVEGYDLLVTPTLAVPPVENDDGGTGQTVGPSEINGEPVDPLIGWCLTYPINFTGHPAASIPAGFTDGLPVGMQLVGDRFDDETVFAASGAFERVRPWHDAYPPR